The sequence GAAGAATACGTaggaaatgaaatggaatttaatttgattaaaaaatagtttacttaTGATTTGTGCAGCTAACAATAACGCATTACGGAATATATCTTAGGCTTTTCTAATAGACGATTTCTAAGGAGAGGTGCCCAAATActataccatatatgtatacgaTAAATTCAcaagtaattattattttatttttattttaacaatttctttgtgAAGGGAGCCacatgaaatgtttatttatttaattatttttaataacacaaaacgattttaaaatataaaaaattaataactgtgGTTTGtataggggtttccaataacaggtgttactggTGAATGAATTGGGCTATTGAgatatgattaacgattttttatggccggaattggatggtattttcaacaagacggcgctacgtgccacacaaccaacgaaaccattgatcttttacaggaaaagtttccggactgtgttatctctcgcagaggtgatcacaattggccaccaagatcttgtgatttaacaccttgtgacttttttctttgggaccacgtgaaagagaaggcctacgccaacagcccagggtcgattcaagacctcaaagatggaattcgtgaggctaacgagggcatagggcagccactttgcaattcggttatggaaaaattcatgaaaaggatattgtcctgtaagtatggtcgtggtggtcatttgcctgatgttattttgcactattaacggcatataatagtccttcctctttataatgaaataaacatccgatcatttatattaaaaaatggtatttttctttgaatatcaaagtaacaccttttttttggaaaacccgATATTTGGAGGgtagtatttaaaaaagttgaaatagaTTAAATACTTCAGTTATGAGTCGAATTTTATTATACTCCTCATGGATCGTCTGttgcttttgatttttatttgcaaCCCACAAGCACGCGGGTCGTATTACAGTACATTGTGTAAGTATCACCGTACCTTATTATGTGCCCGCAAGCTTCAGGGGATAAAATTGTGTTTGGTTTTAAGCGTCATAAGAGGAGCTATtctgaaaaaaacaatgttaTAGAAATCGcccacatatatttttttctttaattctcttGCCTTGAATTGCTGTAGTTGAGTTTTACACTGTGTGTCTAAAATCCCTTGAACAGGTAAGGAAGTACTGCACTGTGCTGcaaataccctatgatcaaaaagtaccgggaatgtttaattgactgttttctttgattgccaaggcgtagtgcactaTGAGCACCTTTCATCGGGCCAGAcaatcaataaataataaaataatattatttatcagctttgaagcgtttgagtGATGCTGTAcctcgcaaacggccggaagtGTGGACAaataattcttggattttgcatgatgataaagCGCCATCGCACCAAGTCCacattgtgctggattatttgaccaaacaccaagtaaataccgtcgtgcaagcaccgtattcacctgatatggccccgtgcgacttgtttttgtttcccaagttgaagttaccacttcgtggaatgagatttcagtcgatagacgAGATCAaaaagaatgcgacgaaggagctgaaggtcatCGTTTCGTCGGCCTagcaggggtgcatggaggactgggctAAATGATGGCACACGTGTTTTGCTTCAGacgtcatattttgaaggagataaaataaatttgcctggaATTTACAATAGCTCtgctttgctttatttaaacatttccggtactttctgatcatagggtaaatGCAGCTGCAACATGGtatgcgtatacttttgaaaacGATGCGCGAATTAtgctgtttcttttttttccaaatttgtatTCAATTAACCACACTTTACACTTTTTGGTAAGCTGGcatgttttcatttcattcgtcTCTCTCAAATGACGTGCCAGCCAAAGTTTCCCTCACAATGTTTTTCCCCATAGCTAACAAGCAAACGGTtcaaatctatcatccttggagaTTTCTATATACTGAGCATTCCTAAacttatttataacattttttttttttatttaaaaattggataagtaatgaattacaatcacaatggtTTTAAAGCATTAGCGGCTAGGCCATCagcttaagggggtattctagtctagaaggCAAAGgaagcaaatcggttgattagaacttgagatatcgtgccaaccgtatcgaaagaagtagtttcgagaaaaacatgcCTATTGTTACAGCCATCCACTCAAGCCAGTCTAGCTGTGGCGTCAATAAAATAGTTGTAActgtaatttgaattttgaaaaattcttttagggagatatttttgaatacttaaactatcgagttttgaaaaaaaaatcgattttttcaaatttctagactacataaaatacccccttaaattaaaattatataccattaaattatatacgaaaAGATTTGTGCAGGTATGTCcggttaaccggctctcagcgaacttTATAGAATCAGCTAGTGGGCTGACGACTAGGCGTTTTGAATCGGTTTGTTTAGGAAAAAACTGAAACTGTGTTGGTATTATATGAAAAGAATCAGCATAGCACGCCCTCACGTTACTTGGTTGAAAtctaaacaacgactgattagacgagtgtgtgaatgagCGAGAAGAATTCGACTGCCGAATACCCCGAGACGCGGCTGTTCCAACTACGTATACTTGTCAGGTGAGAACTATAAATAATTCAGTGCAAAATGCATAAATTTCAATTCTCTCAGTCCGATTTATGGGTTCAGCGCGCATTAACAATATCAAGCAGTTGGTCTTGTATTGCGGCACCTTGggcttttttttctgaattttttctctttgtttCTGTATTTGCACGATTATAAATTGAGAGTCGAGTTTGAGGTTTATGAGTAGGCATATTTCCATCTAGGCAGTCCTAAGGGAAAAAGTCTGCTGCGGTTAAATCTAGGTGAGCGAGAATTCCAATCGAAATCGCTAATTTAGAAGATTCATCGCCTACCGAGCCGTATGGCATCGCGAAACTAATAATCTGCCAGCTGATTTTCACCGATGAAAGGCTGCAAAAGTTCTACTTTCGGTTATCGTAAGGTTTTTATTATTCCCAAAATAGAATTATTCAATATGTCCACCGCGTACTCTACAGCAAATTATGGTAAAGTCAGTGCCCTAGAactaccatttttttatttatcgctcCGCTGAGAACAAGATTTGCATACCGGCGGACGCTGAGTTAAAGTATTCAAAgagatatttttaagttattaatttgttattttattatttggcgTTTGCTGAAATTTGTGGGTCACAATCTAGCAGACTCTCTTTATCATTGAGTTGAATTTTGTGTGTTGAGTTGTTTGATTTAAAAACAGCAGCCTGGTCACtgatttgatttgaatttttatctaATCATTaactaaacttttttatcatgGAAATGGCCTCAGAACCgcgatttaattgaaaatattgaagcaCTTAATATTCATATCTACGAGTAGCAGTGGCGGAACTAGGCGAAGGAGTGGAATGCGGGTTCACACCCACTTTTGGGATTACCTGGCCGACCCTTTAAGTCCTGGCTAAACACTATTAAAAACGATATGCAGCTAAGCAAAGTCAACGAAGGGTAAACTCAGGACCGAGTAACCTGGAGATTGCATACGAACACGACCGACCCCAACTAAGGGACCATGGCGAAGACGAAGAAGAGGAAGGTAGTTTATATTACAACAGAATCCATTTAACTcaaactttcaaattttgtacaatagtcaatgaaaattaaaaaaatgccatcaaaatttcaaacctttagTCAGACTTTTGGGATTTCTCGTAGCCTATAAAATTGtgttataataaagtgcaagtttgaaatggttaaaaaatcgggAACATCTTTTTTGTTATGTATTTTCTTCTATAGAAGCAgcactcgaatttttttttgttaaattgaagaacaacatcgccaaaaaaaaaaatctgaaatccaTGTGATTTTggaccacttcaaacttgctctGCATGaccagaatttttggaaatgtttttgaaattttgaaaaaaattttattgatattttccaaattttgcaCACGCTTTGAAACAGTGAAttatatggcttttgttgtagtttgaactataattttataaaaaaaaaatacaactaaTTAGAGATAAATAAGTAGCGGGTGTATTTTTAAGAACTTGAGAGtttaaatgataatacaaaacagaaatatggtTGGAgcgaatttttttctattataatctggtagataatttcaagtcatttattttttgaatacgatGTCCGTCGCGGCCTTGAGTCATATAGTTCATCGTTACATAGTCCATTCGATCATgccagatgacgttgctcaacaccagcggcgccgtcagaattgggaaggacctctccgagcagtttgataccaaacgaggtttcaaacagggtgactcgctgtcgtgtgacttctttaacctgatgttggagagcatcgtaagagccgcagaacttaatcgctcaggcacagtattttataagagcgtacaattgttggcctatgccgatgatattgacataattggccttaacaaccgcgctgttagttctgccttcttcaatctggataaagaggcaaagcgagtgggtctggtggtgaacgaggacaaaacgaagtacctcctgtcttcaaacaaacagtcggcgcactcgcgtatcggcacccacgtcactattgacagttataatttcgaggttgtaaaagacttcttttatttaggaaccagcattaacaccgacaacaatgtcagccttgaaatccaacgtagaatctctcttgccaacaagtgctactttggtaggcaaatgagtagtgaagtcctctctcgacgaacaaaactaacactctacaaggctctcatcatgcccgtcctaacgtatggcgcagaagctttgacgatgacaacatacgatgaagcgacgcttggagtgattgtgagaaagattctgcgcaagatttttggacctttccaCCTTGGCggtggcgaatatcgtaggcgattgAACAATGAGCTATGTGAGttttatgacgacatagacatagcgcagcgaataaagatccagcagcttcgttggctgggtcgtgtcgtccaaatggatacaaacgctgcggctctgaaagtattcgatgcggtaccagttgggggtaacagaggaagaggaaggaattatcaggtggagaaggacttggcctcacttggtgtgtccaactggcgccagttagcacaagaaggaaacaactggcgcgctttgttcaactcggccaaaatcgcgtaagcggttatcgtgccaattaagaaggaAAGGAAGATATCAAGGGCGACTAAAGACTAATAATGtcttcttcctcatttcgaaaatattaaacGTAAACCGCATGAAAGAGCCAATTTCTGCGGATGCATTGTTCCTTCACAGAACACTTGTGGACTGTATAATTTTGCGTTTTTACATAGAGActgagccaaaaatgggcctcgtcCGAGAGGACGGAAAAATAGGAATGTTTGGTAACCCCCTTTCAAAAATTCCTCAATCCGCCTCTTTGAATTATGTTAGTGTGAACTTccgtttatttattgcatttggtGTTGGTGTACCAATCGCAGTTGTGATATCAACAGTTACGTTCGAGGTGTAGCGGAATCGATGCATTGCTGATTAAATAACCTATCAGATTTATTGCTCTGTCAATCATAGCTTTTGTGATTTCTCTGCAATAAATCAGCTCAGAAGTATGGATTTCCTAAGGTTTTTTCGGTTTATATTTTACGCCTGCTTGGGATTTCAAGTAGCACAATCTGCAAGTAAGTATTTTGTTGGGTAGGTAAGtaaattttcattatattttttcaaaagcgaCCAACTCTACGGAGACAGTTTATTTTCATAGTAATTGGAATGAtaatcgaaaaaatgtattattttcccCTGTTATCTAAGAGTTTGGCCACTTGAGCAATCCACTTGAGAACCTGcacaaaaatgaaccgaaaataATTAATGGCACTGAGGCGCAATGGGAAGGGACGAGATATCAGGTGTCGGTGCGCTTGACGACGAGTGATTGGTTTTTTGGTGCCGGGCACATATGTGGCGGTACGCTTATCTCGTCCAGAGCCGTGCTTACGGCCGGACATTGCATATGGAGGTGAGTGTTCAAAAGAATGTCAACGAAAGAATGTAGACGAATAGATCGACGTCAAGTAAACACCACAGAAAAAAAAAGTCAGTAGAGCTACTGCGTTTATGCATtttaaggtttttgtttttgttgttttttttttcattctagtGCCAATCGTTTTCGCAATGCCAGCGATTACTCAGTGGTTCTGGGAAATTTGAATCGTTATCAGCGAGACAATAACTCGTTAGTTTTCGGCGTGACAAAAATCTCCGTGCACCCCAATTTCAATGCAACCACATACGAAGCTGACGTGGCAGTGTTGCATTTGGACGCTGCAGTGCCGATGAATTTTACAAAGGTCTACCCAATACCACTAAATGACGAACGCAATTTGAATGCAGGCACCGTTTGCCAGGTATCCGGCTGGGGCCGCACCGAAAACGTACGACAACAGAGTGGGAGGGAGTTGCTGCTAAATTCAAATGCAttaatttcttatcattttccAGGGCGGCTACTCTCCTGAGTTGAGGGTGGTTGATGTGGCCGTTGTGAATAGGAGCCAATGCGCCACTAATTATGGAGGTTTCATACGCGATGTCATGATTTGTGCTGGTTACATGGAAGGTGGACGCGATGCGTGTGTCGGTGATTCTGGTGGGCCACTGGTTTGTGTTGGCAAACTGGTGGGCGTAGTGTCGTTTGGCGTAGGCTGTGCAGAACCCGGCTACCCAGGCGTGTACGCTGATGTGGCCAGCTACGTGAAGTGGATACAAAACGAAACGAACTCATTCCAGGAGTTGGGTGGTTTCACTGAAGATGGTGCTGGTTTTAGTGATGATGGCGATAGCAATCCTAGTCCCATTGGTTATGGTGGAGTTGTTGGCAATAATGCGGCCATTGCGCGTAGTACTTTTATGTTGGCATTTTCGTTTTGGTTATTTCTCATAGGGGCCTGAATGCATGAATTGAAATCTttgttcgaaaattttaaataaaatataaaagaaaaaacagcaaacaaattcaTTATTCATGGCTTAATGCATAATAGACGATCTAGGCCATTATACGAGCAGAGACAACAACGAACGACTTCTCAAAGATCAACAATAATTGCTGTGgcacaatgttgaggaaagtgtgaaaaaggccagtaatgtgCTGTACGcttgtaaaagaatgctgggcgttacttggggtctaccACCTTCACTAATGAATTGGTGCTACACctcagtagttagaccgatatggctgtatggggcactagtatggtggactgcgacaagaaaactgacatacttaatgctaCTGGAAAGGACTCAGCGACTTGCTGCTCTGTGCccaacaggagcgatgaaaaccactccaacggcggcgctggaaatgatactcagcatgccacctattgatcttatggcggaaaatctggcagcgaaatccgcgaggagatTAGTGGCTGCGggagtattcacctgcagaacttTCGGACACATCTCAGTAGGAAAGAGAagttcaggttgcacagactacgtACCTCCGtgctttaattgggagagaaggttacgtacaacaattgaagaggagggatggcacaatggcatgaagcctggccataggacttttcagatctatacagacggctctaaaactttaaacggagtgggagcgggcatttactgctcaaagctagggataaggcagcccatcaagctgccagaccacggagctagcctacacaagagcaagaaagaactcatcagtcaagcagcaataaaagcaataagctcatattgtattaagtccaaaaatgttcaatagagcagggaggccatagaaaggctagccgcaaacggTAGGCTGCATATATATTGGGTCACAAAGTCATTATGGGGAGCGAAAtcgtagatgagatagcaaaaagtgctgttagactaccatttgaacaagagaacgatatacaaaaaccgctaaatactatatacaacgaaatggacgactacatgaaaaggcgagtgg comes from Anastrepha ludens isolate Willacy chromosome 3, idAnaLude1.1, whole genome shotgun sequence and encodes:
- the LOC128856613 gene encoding uncharacterized protein LOC128856613 — its product is MWLQFGFFTIWCILQNAASIQASQPNNESNQTQVPRPYLLTENGSKIIGGSPVGITSAPWQVSVRLKKNEFNYGYGHICGGSVITTRVIISAAHCTVNSAVTPNTYRAASEFTLVMGSVYLYEVTPYTLQFNVLEVVPNPDYDRTTLQNDVALFFIDGLIPKNYATVAPISLNRLALSAGVNCTVTGWGITESGIVWPELLSAVVPIVASSQCNTSYEGAITQGMICAGYLETGGVDACQGDSGGPLACNDTLAGVVSWGNGCALRGYPGVYANVSEYYDWVLLTNSTFNYTYYSGAMGRSCRLQQLVWGIFCVLISSIWSKVAITYQIYCSVNHSFCDFSAINQLRSMDFLRFFRFIFYACLGFQVAQSAKFGHLSNPLENLHKNEPKIINGTEAQWEGTRYQVSVRLTTSDWFFGAGHICGGTLISSRAVLTAGHCIWSANRFRNASDYSVVLGNLNRYQRDNNSLVFGVTKISVHPNFNATTYEADVAVLHLDAAVPMNFTKVYPIPLNDERNLNAGTVCQVSGWGRTENGGYSPELRVVDVAVVNRSQCATNYGGFIRDVMICAGYMEGGRDACVGDSGGPLVCVGKLVGVVSFGVGCAEPGYPGVYADVASYVKWIQNETNSFQELGGFTEDGAGFSDDGDSNPSPIGYGGVVGNNAAIARSTFMLAFSFWLFLIGA